The Streptomyces sp. Je 1-332 genome has a window encoding:
- a CDS encoding alcohol dehydrogenase catalytic domain-containing protein — protein MSTDSHALTGSRAIVVDRPGSHRLTAGARPEPGPGEVVVRVAAAGICMSDREVYDGHRDAAYVRYPVVPGHEWSGTVEATGAGVDPALVGQKTVAEGFRACGTCERCREGETSLCGGGYAETGFTEPGAFADHVAVPARLLHLLHPEADLAAAALLEPAAVIAGAVRAGRPRPGERIAVVGAGTLGMLTVQLLAASSPGELVVVDPRAERGRQALDFGASESLTPAEAEAYHGRFDLVVETAGAPSTAASSCLLARRGGRVVLTGMFTPGAVGIDPVHLSLSQLQVRSVFGAPSCAWSDAVRVFGLGLLDPAPLITHEFPLERFGEAVALVGGGDPKTGKVLLRP, from the coding sequence GTGAGCACCGACTCACACGCGCTCACCGGCTCGCGTGCGATCGTCGTCGACCGGCCGGGCTCGCACCGGCTCACGGCCGGGGCGCGGCCCGAGCCGGGCCCCGGTGAGGTCGTGGTCCGGGTGGCCGCCGCCGGGATCTGCATGAGCGACCGCGAGGTGTACGACGGTCATCGCGACGCCGCCTACGTCCGCTACCCCGTGGTCCCCGGGCACGAGTGGTCCGGCACCGTCGAGGCCACCGGCGCGGGCGTCGACCCGGCTCTCGTCGGGCAGAAGACGGTCGCGGAGGGGTTCCGTGCCTGCGGCACCTGTGAGCGGTGCCGCGAGGGCGAGACGAGCCTGTGCGGCGGCGGATACGCGGAGACCGGCTTCACCGAGCCCGGCGCCTTCGCCGACCATGTGGCCGTGCCCGCCCGCCTGTTGCACCTGCTGCACCCGGAGGCGGACCTGGCAGCGGCGGCCCTGCTCGAACCCGCCGCGGTCATCGCGGGCGCGGTGCGGGCGGGGCGTCCGAGGCCGGGCGAGCGGATCGCGGTGGTCGGCGCCGGCACCCTCGGAATGCTCACGGTGCAGCTGCTCGCCGCATCATCGCCCGGCGAGCTCGTCGTGGTCGACCCGCGGGCCGAGCGCGGCCGCCAGGCGTTGGACTTCGGGGCGAGCGAGAGTCTGACGCCCGCCGAGGCCGAGGCGTACCACGGCCGTTTCGACCTGGTCGTGGAGACCGCGGGCGCACCGAGCACGGCCGCGTCCTCCTGCCTCCTCGCGCGCCGGGGCGGCCGGGTGGTGCTGACCGGCATGTTCACACCGGGCGCCGTCGGCATCGATCCGGTGCACCTCTCGCTGAGCCAGCTTCAGGTGCGCAGTGTCTTCGGCGCGCCGTCCTGCGCCTGGTCGGACGCGGTCCGCGTGTTCGGACTCGGCTTGCTCGACCCGGCACCGCTCATCACGCACGAGTTCCCGCTGGAGCGGTTCGGCGAGGCGGTGGCGCTGGTCGGCGGCGGCGACCCGAAGACCGGGAAGGTGCTGCTCCGCCCCTGA
- a CDS encoding mandelate racemase/muconate lactonizing enzyme family protein, giving the protein MRITGISTHVVGTPWRNLTYVQVHTDEGLTGVGETRMLGRTDALIGYLREAAANHIVGSDPFAVEDLVRKMKYGDYGRAGEIVMSGIACVEMACWDIKGKALGVPVWQLLGGKVTDRVKAYANGWYTTERTPEAYHKAALAVVEKGYRALKIDPFGTGHFELDQAGTSYAVSLIEAVRDAIGPDAELMLEMHGRFSPSTAVRLAREMAPFRPAWLEEPVPPENLKALEKVAAKVDMPIATGERIHDRIEFRELFESQAADIIQPDLGHIGGILETRKLAATAETHYTLVAPHNVGGSVLTAASLQLAACTPNFKILEHFNDFADAEIKKVVKGAPQVVDGYFEVSHEPGLGVELDTDAAAEFPQQQARFDLWAEGWEKRAPKAAGK; this is encoded by the coding sequence TTGCGTATTACGGGAATCAGCACGCACGTGGTGGGAACGCCGTGGCGCAATCTCACCTACGTCCAGGTCCACACCGACGAAGGACTCACCGGGGTCGGCGAGACCCGCATGCTCGGCCGCACCGACGCACTCATCGGCTACCTCCGCGAAGCGGCGGCCAACCACATTGTGGGGTCCGATCCGTTCGCGGTCGAGGACCTCGTGCGGAAGATGAAGTACGGCGACTACGGCCGGGCCGGCGAGATCGTCATGTCGGGCATCGCCTGTGTGGAGATGGCCTGTTGGGACATCAAGGGCAAGGCCCTCGGTGTGCCGGTCTGGCAGCTGCTCGGCGGGAAGGTGACCGACAGGGTCAAGGCGTACGCGAACGGCTGGTACACCACCGAGCGCACTCCGGAGGCGTACCACAAGGCGGCGCTGGCCGTGGTCGAGAAGGGCTACCGCGCCCTGAAGATCGACCCGTTCGGGACCGGCCACTTCGAGCTCGACCAGGCCGGCACCTCCTACGCGGTCTCGCTGATCGAGGCCGTGCGGGACGCGATCGGCCCCGACGCCGAGCTGATGCTGGAGATGCACGGGCGGTTCAGCCCCTCGACCGCTGTGCGCCTGGCCCGGGAGATGGCGCCGTTCAGGCCCGCCTGGCTGGAGGAGCCGGTGCCGCCGGAGAACCTCAAGGCACTGGAGAAGGTCGCCGCCAAGGTGGACATGCCGATCGCCACCGGCGAACGCATCCACGACCGGATCGAGTTCCGCGAGCTCTTCGAGTCCCAGGCCGCCGACATCATCCAGCCTGACCTCGGTCACATCGGCGGCATCCTGGAGACCCGCAAGCTGGCCGCGACCGCAGAGACGCACTACACCCTGGTCGCCCCGCACAACGTGGGCGGTTCGGTGCTCACGGCCGCCTCGCTGCAACTGGCCGCCTGCACACCCAACTTCAAGATCCTGGAGCACTTCAACGACTTCGCGGACGCGGAGATCAAGAAGGTGGTCAAGGGGGCGCCGCAGGTGGTCGACGGCTACTTCGAGGTGTCGCACGAGCCGGGCCTCGGTGTCGAGCTCGACACGGACGCGGCGGCCGAGTTCCCGCAACAGCAGGCGCGGTTCGACCTCTGGGCCGAGGGCTGGGAGAAGCGCGCCCCCAAGGCGGCCGGGAAGTGA
- a CDS encoding IclR family transcriptional regulator has protein sequence MGRLVPAVTRALDILELFLEGDGTLSAPEVTRRLQLPRTTVHELLTTLAARSYLVQSPEQAGRYRLGVRAYQLGSRYAEQLDLAAEGQQVAREVAETCDETVHVAVLEDTDVIYIAKVDSTHAVRMVSAAGRKLPAHCTSVGKMLLASLPQTELESRLAGRELVAMTQNSITEPDALLSALADIRERGVAAEHRESNPDVSCVAAPVRDSAGHVVAALSISVPMIRWSEQREHELAELAAKGADDLSERLGHRGGR, from the coding sequence ATGGGACGACTCGTTCCCGCGGTGACCAGGGCGCTGGACATACTGGAGCTGTTCCTGGAGGGCGACGGAACACTGTCCGCCCCCGAGGTCACCCGCAGACTGCAGCTGCCGCGCACCACCGTGCACGAACTGCTCACCACCCTCGCCGCCCGTTCGTACCTCGTCCAGAGCCCGGAGCAGGCGGGCCGCTACCGCCTCGGCGTTCGCGCCTACCAGCTCGGCAGCCGGTACGCCGAGCAGCTCGACCTCGCCGCCGAGGGTCAGCAGGTGGCCCGCGAGGTCGCCGAGACCTGTGACGAGACGGTCCACGTGGCGGTCCTGGAGGACACGGACGTCATCTACATCGCCAAGGTGGACTCCACGCACGCCGTGCGCATGGTCTCCGCCGCGGGCCGCAAGCTGCCCGCCCACTGCACGTCGGTCGGCAAGATGCTGCTCGCCTCACTGCCGCAGACGGAGCTCGAATCCCGTCTCGCGGGGCGGGAGTTGGTGGCGATGACGCAGAACAGCATCACGGAGCCGGACGCGCTGCTTTCCGCGCTCGCCGACATCCGGGAGCGAGGCGTCGCGGCCGAACACCGTGAGTCCAACCCGGACGTGAGCTGTGTGGCCGCCCCGGTCCGCGACAGCGCGGGCCACGTCGTCGCGGCCCTCTCCATCTCCGTGCCGATGATCCGCTGGAGCGAGCAGCGCGAACACGAGCTGGCCGAACTCGCGGCCAAGGGTGCGGACGACCTCTCGGAGCGCCTGGGCCACCGGGGCGGACGCTGA
- a CDS encoding methylated-DNA--[protein]-cysteine S-methyltransferase — MSKVTAAKAVYTTVDSPLGELLLVGEKSATANGGTALASLSLPGQKGGEVVQDGWGRDDEAFDVIAGQLRAYFAGTLQHFDIEYVSGVGTDFQERVWHALESLPYGTTTTYGKLAAQLGVSRPAVRALGTAIGRNPLLVVRPCHRVIGADGSLSGYAGGLEAKRRLLDLESGS; from the coding sequence ATGAGCAAGGTCACGGCAGCCAAGGCCGTCTACACGACCGTCGACAGCCCGCTGGGCGAGCTGCTGCTGGTCGGCGAGAAGTCGGCCACCGCGAACGGCGGCACCGCGCTGGCCTCGCTGTCCCTGCCCGGACAGAAGGGCGGCGAGGTCGTCCAGGACGGGTGGGGACGGGACGACGAGGCCTTCGACGTGATCGCCGGGCAGCTGCGCGCGTACTTCGCCGGGACGCTTCAGCACTTCGACATCGAGTACGTGAGCGGCGTCGGCACCGACTTCCAGGAGCGGGTCTGGCATGCCCTCGAAAGCCTCCCGTACGGCACGACCACCACGTACGGGAAACTCGCCGCGCAGCTCGGCGTCTCGCGCCCCGCGGTCCGCGCCCTGGGCACGGCCATCGGGCGCAATCCGCTGCTCGTCGTCCGCCCCTGCCACCGGGTCATCGGCGCCGACGGCTCGCTGAGCGGGTACGCGGGCGGCCTGGAGGCCAAGCGGCGGCTCCTGGACCTGGAGTCGGGGAGCTAG
- a CDS encoding glycoside hydrolase family 3 N-terminal domain-containing protein, translating to MSAPLYRDAAAPVADRVRDLLSRMTLTEKVGQVNQRMYGWDAYERTAGAQEGHRLTDAFRAEVAAFDGMGALYGLQRADPWSGVTFADGITAADAARVADSVQRHVVSHTRLGIPVLLVEEVPHGHQALDGTVLPVNLAVGATWDPDLYEAAAAGAAAELRARGAHVALVPALDLVRDPRWGRAEECFGEDPYLAARFTQALVRGMQGHGTSYAPDRAAVVLKHFAGQGATVGGRNSAATELGPRELHEIHLVAARAGVRAGAAGVMAAYNEFDGLPCAANRELLTGLLRERWGFTGLVMADGCALDRLVRLTGDPVSAGALALNAGTDLSLWDGCFPRLAEAVERGLASEHALDAAVARVLTLKFQLGLFERPYVVEAPQPQARQAELSERLARESIVLLSHDGATLPLAAPPRIAVIGPNADSLPQQLGDYTAPQRPGTGLTVLDGIRAVAPPGVEVTYARGCDLVGGDQGGIADAVALAAGADTAVLVLGGSSAREADTRFDSNGAAIVASGAPAGMTCGEGVDLAELSLPSGQLALLDAVAATGTPVVVVLVQGRPHAVPELAGRARAVLSAWYPGPWGGRALADVLFGRAEPVGRLPVSVPRSAAQLPVFYNAKDHGYRGYVDQPATALHAFGHGLSYTTVEYGEPRLSRTKASVGDPALTCTVTVRNTGARAVRETVQLYVRRLAGSGSWPRVRELRGFARVDLDPGESADVAFVVEADTLASLDRATEYVVEPGEILLETGPSSDRTQGARLTLTPAVAHP from the coding sequence GTGAGCGCGCCCCTGTACCGGGACGCCGCAGCCCCGGTCGCCGACCGGGTGCGGGACCTGCTCTCCCGGATGACGCTCACCGAGAAGGTGGGCCAGGTCAACCAGCGGATGTACGGCTGGGACGCCTACGAGCGGACGGCGGGCGCCCAGGAAGGTCACCGCCTGACGGACGCCTTCCGTGCCGAGGTCGCCGCGTTCGACGGGATGGGCGCGCTGTACGGACTGCAGCGCGCCGACCCGTGGTCGGGAGTGACGTTCGCCGACGGCATCACGGCGGCGGACGCGGCGCGGGTCGCCGACTCGGTGCAGCGGCACGTCGTCTCCCACACCCGGCTCGGCATCCCGGTACTCCTGGTCGAGGAGGTCCCGCACGGCCACCAGGCCCTGGACGGCACCGTCCTGCCGGTGAACCTCGCGGTGGGAGCGACCTGGGACCCGGATCTGTACGAGGCAGCGGCGGCGGGCGCGGCGGCCGAGCTGCGCGCCAGGGGCGCCCACGTCGCGCTCGTCCCGGCGCTGGACCTGGTGCGCGACCCGCGCTGGGGCCGCGCGGAGGAGTGCTTCGGCGAGGACCCCTACCTGGCGGCGCGGTTCACCCAGGCTCTGGTGCGGGGCATGCAGGGGCACGGCACCTCGTACGCCCCGGACCGGGCCGCGGTCGTGCTCAAGCACTTCGCCGGGCAGGGCGCGACGGTCGGCGGGCGCAACAGCGCGGCCACGGAGCTGGGCCCGCGCGAGCTCCACGAGATCCACCTGGTCGCGGCGCGGGCGGGCGTACGCGCCGGGGCCGCGGGCGTCATGGCCGCGTACAACGAGTTCGACGGTCTGCCGTGCGCGGCCAACCGCGAGCTGCTCACCGGTCTGCTGCGCGAGCGCTGGGGGTTCACCGGCCTGGTCATGGCCGACGGGTGCGCCCTCGACCGTCTCGTGCGCCTCACCGGAGACCCTGTGTCGGCGGGCGCGCTCGCCCTGAACGCGGGCACGGATCTGAGCCTGTGGGACGGCTGCTTCCCGCGGCTCGCGGAGGCGGTGGAGCGCGGCCTGGCCTCCGAGCACGCACTGGACGCCGCGGTCGCCCGCGTCCTGACGCTGAAGTTCCAACTGGGCCTCTTTGAGCGCCCCTACGTCGTCGAAGCGCCGCAACCACAGGCCCGCCAGGCCGAGTTGAGCGAACGCCTGGCCCGCGAGTCGATCGTCCTGCTGAGCCATGACGGCGCCACTCTCCCCCTGGCCGCTCCACCCCGCATCGCTGTCATCGGCCCCAACGCCGACTCGCTCCCGCAGCAGCTCGGCGACTACACCGCGCCGCAGCGCCCCGGCACCGGGCTCACCGTCCTCGACGGCATCAGGGCGGTCGCGCCGCCGGGCGTCGAGGTGACGTACGCGCGAGGGTGCGATCTCGTCGGCGGCGACCAGGGCGGGATCGCGGACGCGGTGGCGCTGGCCGCCGGCGCCGACACGGCCGTGCTCGTGCTCGGCGGGTCCAGCGCGCGGGAGGCCGACACGCGCTTCGACAGCAACGGGGCGGCGATCGTCGCCTCCGGAGCTCCGGCGGGGATGACGTGCGGAGAGGGAGTCGACCTCGCGGAACTGAGCCTCCCGTCAGGTCAGTTGGCGCTGCTCGACGCAGTGGCCGCCACCGGCACCCCCGTCGTCGTGGTCCTCGTCCAGGGGCGGCCGCATGCCGTTCCGGAGCTTGCGGGGCGGGCCCGTGCCGTGCTCTCGGCCTGGTACCCGGGGCCGTGGGGCGGGCGGGCGCTCGCCGACGTGCTCTTCGGGCGCGCGGAGCCCGTCGGGCGCCTGCCCGTCTCCGTGCCGCGTTCGGCGGCCCAGCTCCCGGTGTTCTACAACGCCAAGGATCACGGCTACCGGGGCTACGTGGACCAGCCCGCCACCGCGCTGCACGCCTTCGGCCACGGGCTCTCGTACACGACCGTCGAGTACGGGGAGCCACGGCTCTCTCGCACGAAGGCCTCGGTCGGCGATCCGGCCCTCACCTGCACGGTCACCGTGCGGAACACGGGTGCGCGTGCCGTGCGGGAGACCGTGCAGCTCTATGTGCGCCGCCTGGCGGGGTCCGGTTCCTGGCCGCGCGTCCGTGAGCTGCGGGGTTTCGCGCGGGTCGACCTGGACCCCGGCGAAAGCGCCGATGTCGCCTTCGTAGTGGAGGCGGATACGCTTGCCTCGCTGGACCGCGCCACGGAGTACGTCGTGGAGCCGGGCGAGATCCTCCTGGAGACAGGTCCTTCCTCCGACCGTACGCAGGGCGCCCGGCTGACCCTGACGCCGGCCGTGGCGCACCCGTGA
- a CDS encoding sugar ABC transporter permease: protein MTTTMSTPGGTDVRPAASAEPPIRARRQEGGTILAVPALIWYLVFMVGPMIAIFVIAALRWPGMLQPVSFAGFDNVRTVFDDPVLWDAVRNTAVQLAVALPVMIVCAYMLGYYVAQKPPGHRVLRYLLFIPGLISTPAKAMVFYAALSPDGLVNGALKSVGLGSVTDAWLASPSTALACLIVLDIWGGIGFTAVLFAARLGSVPEELGEAAQLDGAGHWRTMWGVHFPVIREYVGVVTMLQFLWTFFGSAQHVLLLTQGGPGSSSTTLSFLVYQKAFIAADLGYSQTVGVLLFLVGLVGLLTIRRAFRQNY from the coding sequence ATGACGACAACGATGTCGACGCCGGGCGGGACCGACGTCCGCCCCGCTGCCTCCGCCGAGCCCCCGATCCGCGCACGCCGCCAGGAAGGCGGCACGATCCTCGCCGTCCCCGCCCTGATCTGGTACCTGGTCTTCATGGTCGGGCCGATGATCGCGATCTTCGTGATCGCGGCCCTGCGCTGGCCGGGCATGCTCCAGCCCGTCTCGTTCGCCGGGTTCGACAACGTCCGCACGGTCTTCGACGACCCGGTGCTCTGGGACGCCGTGCGCAATACGGCGGTCCAGCTGGCCGTTGCGCTGCCGGTCATGATCGTGTGCGCGTACATGCTGGGCTACTACGTGGCGCAGAAGCCGCCGGGGCACCGTGTCCTGCGCTACCTCCTCTTCATACCCGGCCTGATCTCCACCCCGGCCAAGGCGATGGTTTTCTACGCCGCCCTGTCCCCCGACGGCCTGGTCAACGGCGCGCTGAAGTCGGTGGGGCTCGGCTCGGTGACCGACGCCTGGCTGGCCTCCCCCTCGACGGCGCTCGCCTGTCTGATCGTGCTCGACATCTGGGGCGGGATCGGCTTCACCGCCGTCCTGTTCGCCGCGCGGCTCGGCAGCGTGCCCGAGGAGCTCGGCGAGGCGGCGCAGCTGGACGGCGCCGGGCACTGGCGGACGATGTGGGGCGTGCACTTCCCGGTCATCCGCGAGTACGTGGGCGTGGTGACGATGCTGCAGTTCCTCTGGACGTTCTTCGGGTCGGCCCAGCACGTCCTGCTCCTTACGCAGGGCGGCCCCGGCAGCTCGTCGACCACGCTGTCCTTCCTCGTCTACCAGAAGGCGTTCATCGCGGCCGACCTCGGCTACAGCCAGACCGTCGGCGTGCTCCTCTTCCTGGTCGGTCTCGTCGGCCTGCTCACCATCCGCCGCGCGTTCCGCCAGAACTACTGA
- a CDS encoding cellulase family glycosylhydrolase has protein sequence MRRHSAHLTHDSAVLPWIGANFWSRTGGPLMWRNYDPKTVREELAVLREHGLTMTRSFFYWPDFHPEPHRIDEELCERFRDFLDAHTELGMGTVPTFIVGHMSGENWDPAWRGGRDLYEDVWLVGRQAWFVSQMTRRFKDHAGVTGWLITNEMPGYGRVYQVDPPSSDVVTAWAQFMCDAVRAAGGTQPVSLGDGAWGIEVTGRDNGFSLRDTAEYVDFVGPHVYRSDTDRVRQHYRAAFECELAAVTEQPVILEEFGLSTDTVSAENAGIYYRQTLHNSLLGGATGWMAWNNTDYDDLWDQSPYDHHPFEMHFGITDSTGAPKAPLVELHSFSRVLEQVDFAHCRRSDADAALVVPAFLERGYPYSRPADRPLIFTSLHQGYVAARGADLPVALTREADGLPGEATLYLLPSTRQLTTRTRRELERRAREGATVYLSFCSGEHPGTRGPWFDGLDGLFGVELQLSYGVAEPIEDDVLELTFTEEFGAIAAGETLRFPVAGNEDSRAYLPVVPTSARVVAKDAHGRPALLVHETGRGRTVLATYPLEHMAARTARVNPEQTHRLYAALAQLAGVERPVTVDSPYVSADVLVHEDGRRFVWLVGQSEEELTVRPAVDGSLHDLETGEAVEEVRLAPFGVRVLEQR, from the coding sequence ATGCGACGCCACAGCGCCCACCTCACCCATGACTCCGCCGTCCTGCCCTGGATCGGCGCCAACTTCTGGTCCCGCACCGGCGGTCCGCTGATGTGGCGGAACTACGACCCGAAGACGGTCCGCGAGGAACTGGCCGTGCTGCGCGAGCACGGCCTGACCATGACCCGCTCGTTCTTCTACTGGCCGGACTTCCACCCCGAGCCGCACCGCATCGACGAGGAGCTGTGCGAGCGCTTCCGTGACTTCCTCGACGCCCACACCGAGTTGGGGATGGGCACGGTCCCCACCTTCATCGTCGGGCACATGTCCGGCGAGAACTGGGACCCGGCGTGGCGCGGGGGCCGCGACCTCTACGAGGACGTGTGGCTGGTCGGCCGCCAGGCGTGGTTCGTGTCGCAGATGACGCGCCGCTTCAAGGACCACGCGGGGGTCACCGGCTGGCTCATCACCAACGAGATGCCGGGCTACGGCCGCGTCTACCAGGTGGATCCGCCGTCGAGCGACGTCGTCACCGCCTGGGCGCAGTTCATGTGCGACGCGGTGCGCGCCGCGGGCGGCACACAGCCGGTCTCGCTCGGCGACGGCGCGTGGGGCATCGAGGTGACGGGCCGCGACAACGGCTTCTCGCTGCGGGACACCGCCGAGTACGTCGATTTCGTGGGCCCCCATGTGTACCGCTCGGACACGGACCGCGTACGTCAGCACTACCGCGCCGCGTTCGAGTGCGAGCTGGCCGCCGTCACCGAACAGCCGGTGATCCTGGAGGAGTTCGGCCTCTCGACGGACACCGTGTCGGCCGAGAACGCGGGGATCTACTACCGCCAGACGCTCCACAACTCCCTCCTCGGCGGCGCGACCGGCTGGATGGCCTGGAACAACACCGACTACGACGACCTGTGGGACCAGTCGCCGTACGACCACCACCCCTTCGAGATGCACTTCGGCATCACGGACAGCACCGGCGCCCCGAAGGCCCCGCTCGTCGAACTCCACTCGTTCTCACGGGTGTTGGAGCAGGTCGACTTCGCCCACTGCCGGCGCTCGGACGCGGACGCGGCGCTCGTCGTGCCCGCGTTCCTGGAGCGCGGCTACCCCTACAGCCGCCCCGCCGACCGACCCCTGATCTTCACGTCCCTCCATCAGGGGTACGTCGCCGCGCGCGGGGCCGATCTGCCGGTGGCGCTCACGCGGGAGGCGGACGGGCTCCCCGGAGAGGCCACGCTGTATCTCCTGCCGTCCACGCGGCAGTTGACGACCCGTACGCGGCGCGAGCTGGAGCGGCGGGCCCGCGAGGGCGCCACCGTGTACCTGTCGTTCTGCTCCGGCGAGCACCCCGGGACGCGCGGCCCGTGGTTCGACGGCCTGGACGGCCTCTTCGGGGTCGAGCTCCAGCTCTCGTACGGGGTGGCCGAACCCATCGAGGACGACGTTCTCGAGCTGACGTTCACCGAGGAGTTCGGCGCCATCGCGGCGGGCGAGACACTGCGCTTCCCGGTGGCGGGCAACGAGGACAGCCGTGCCTACCTGCCGGTGGTCCCGACGAGCGCGCGCGTGGTGGCGAAGGACGCGCACGGCCGCCCGGCGCTGCTGGTGCACGAGACGGGCCGCGGCCGTACGGTCCTTGCCACTTACCCCCTGGAGCACATGGCCGCGCGCACGGCCCGCGTCAACCCGGAGCAGACGCACCGGCTCTACGCGGCGCTGGCTCAACTGGCGGGCGTTGAGCGCCCGGTCACGGTCGACAGCCCGTATGTCTCGGCGGACGTCCTGGTGCACGAGGACGGGCGGCGGTTCGTGTGGCTGGTCGGCCAGTCGGAGGAGGAGCTGACGGTGCGCCCGGCGGTGGACGGTTCGCTGCACGACCTGGAGACGGGAGAGGCGGTGGAGGAGGTGCGGCTCGCCCCGTTCGGCGTGCGCGTCCTCGAACAGCGGTGA
- a CDS encoding carbohydrate ABC transporter permease, which produces MKHGKSWLPAHILAWAYAALLVVPLYYLLASAFKTNEQIFASPFSLPTSLSFGNFDTAFESADLGLAVVNSALVTSFSLVLTLGLAIPAAFAIARATGPLGAFVEKVFSLGFLIPTFAALFPTFLLAAATGLFHTRMFMVLFLPATAMPLSVVILVQFMRTIPKEMEEAARMDGASTFAVLRHVYTPMCLPGIATVLLLNFLTFWNEYLYSLVIIGPDPSQRTVQVALPTLKSLTGTDYGVLTAGTVLTLVPVWAVYTVLQKRMQQALVSGAVKM; this is translated from the coding sequence TTGAAGCACGGAAAGTCCTGGCTGCCCGCGCACATCCTGGCGTGGGCGTACGCGGCGCTGCTCGTCGTCCCCCTCTACTACCTGCTCGCCTCGGCCTTCAAGACGAACGAGCAGATCTTCGCGAGCCCCTTCTCCCTGCCCACCTCACTGTCCTTCGGCAACTTCGACACCGCCTTCGAGAGCGCCGATCTGGGGCTCGCGGTCGTCAACTCGGCTCTGGTGACGTCCTTTTCGCTGGTCCTGACGCTGGGCCTGGCGATTCCGGCCGCCTTCGCGATCGCCCGCGCGACGGGCCCGCTCGGCGCGTTCGTGGAGAAGGTCTTCTCGCTGGGCTTCCTCATCCCGACGTTCGCCGCGCTCTTCCCGACGTTCCTGCTCGCGGCGGCCACCGGTCTGTTCCACACGCGCATGTTCATGGTGCTCTTCCTGCCCGCCACCGCGATGCCGCTGTCCGTCGTCATCCTGGTGCAGTTCATGCGGACCATCCCCAAGGAGATGGAGGAGGCGGCGCGGATGGACGGCGCCTCCACCTTCGCGGTCCTGCGCCACGTCTATACGCCGATGTGCCTGCCCGGCATCGCGACGGTGCTGCTCCTGAACTTCCTGACGTTCTGGAACGAGTATCTGTACTCGCTCGTGATCATCGGCCCCGACCCGTCCCAGCGCACCGTGCAGGTCGCCCTGCCCACCCTCAAGTCCCTGACGGGGACGGATTACGGGGTGCTGACCGCCGGTACGGTACTGACTCTCGTACCGGTATGGGCCGTCTACACGGTGCTGCAGAAGCGGATGCAGCAGGCTCTCGTCAGTGGGGCGGTGAAGATGTGA
- a CDS encoding LacI family DNA-binding transcriptional regulator, whose product MNGSEASRRDSGGRPTIKAVAAAAGVSTAAVSQAFNAKGRISEATRRRILDAAAELGWSPSATATALRSARTRTLALVVRRPTDVLGADPHFGELITGLEGELAPRGYGLLLHLVTDVAEESALYERLAAEGRVDGAVLTDARADDPRPPLLRGLGLPAVLLGAPHPDTPVPTVGLGDQGAGIHEAVDHLMGLGHRRIAYVSGPGELLHTGQRRAVFEETLRSKGVEPVAVLSTDFSEAAAVTATEELLGMAERPTAVMYANDSMAVCGIGAAQRSGLRVPEDLSVVGYDNLPIGRWLHPRLTTVDQQVQRVGAAAARALLAQCGEDVPHVPLDDRPRLVVRESTGPAH is encoded by the coding sequence GTGAACGGGTCGGAAGCATCCAGGAGGGACAGCGGCGGGCGCCCCACGATCAAGGCCGTCGCCGCGGCGGCCGGGGTCTCCACGGCAGCCGTCTCGCAGGCCTTCAACGCCAAGGGCCGCATCTCCGAGGCCACCCGGCGCCGCATCCTGGACGCCGCCGCCGAGCTCGGCTGGTCGCCCAGCGCGACGGCCACGGCGCTGCGCAGCGCGCGGACCCGCACGCTGGCCCTGGTCGTGCGCCGCCCCACCGACGTGCTCGGCGCGGACCCGCACTTCGGCGAGCTGATCACCGGCCTGGAGGGCGAACTCGCCCCGCGCGGCTATGGCTTGCTGCTCCACCTGGTCACGGATGTGGCGGAGGAGAGCGCGCTGTACGAGCGCCTGGCCGCCGAGGGCCGCGTCGACGGCGCCGTCCTGACCGACGCCCGCGCCGACGACCCCCGCCCGCCGCTGCTGCGCGGTCTCGGTCTGCCCGCGGTGCTGCTCGGCGCGCCCCACCCGGACACGCCCGTGCCCACCGTGGGTCTGGGCGACCAGGGCGCCGGCATACACGAAGCCGTGGACCACCTCATGGGGCTCGGCCACCGGCGCATCGCCTATGTGTCGGGGCCCGGCGAACTGCTGCACACGGGACAGCGCCGCGCGGTCTTCGAAGAGACGTTGCGGAGCAAGGGAGTTGAACCGGTCGCCGTCCTGAGCACCGACTTCTCCGAGGCGGCGGCCGTCACCGCGACCGAGGAGCTGCTCGGCATGGCGGAGCGCCCCACCGCCGTCATGTACGCGAACGACTCCATGGCGGTGTGCGGTATCGGCGCCGCTCAGCGCTCCGGCCTTCGCGTCCCGGAGGACCTGTCCGTCGTCGGCTACGACAACCTCCCGATCGGCCGCTGGCTGCATCCGCGTCTGACGACCGTCGACCAGCAGGTCCAGCGGGTCGGCGCGGCTGCCGCGCGGGCGCTGCTCGCCCAGTGCGGTGAGGACGTGCCGCACGTCCCTCTCGACGACCGGCCGCGTCTTGTCGTCCGCGAGTCGACGGGGCCCGCCCACTGA